A genomic stretch from Helianthus annuus cultivar XRQ/B chromosome 1, HanXRQr2.0-SUNRISE, whole genome shotgun sequence includes:
- the LOC110884201 gene encoding uncharacterized protein LOC110884201, producing the protein MEAMSKIPLVGSTSFDVSNRKPSPTRPVESNAARKLKGQSMNKSWDGCLEQKDGKKSVSLAIQAKVNVKKREGLTLNGAKSANNQPVCEKNTLKKPATNKVLKPNNKKQNCVPDRVKSPAKSSVSSTNTQSRKSVSDKRSAAIIAANKTVDRWKRLTEDVKNKGCAKQDRNGKVASKSNGLDVISFTFTYPISRSTDKINRNSLSSATGGGSLSTLLDQQLRELTAMSPASVYHESRITRTIIFQDKRNQDGTSKDAQVAGQEFGAVFSTILTKTEADPDSSGNESERVYIKNILSGIESMFEDFTLNRASKIVFDKKLKNRFLTRNTSQS; encoded by the exons ATGGAAGCAATGTCAAAAATACCGCTTGTTGGGTCAACTTCGTTTGACGTTTCTAATCGAAAACCGTCTCCTACAAGGCCCGTGGAGTCAAACGCTGCTAGGAAGCTTAAAGGGCAATCAATGAACAAAAGTTGGGACGGATGTTTAGAACAAAAAGACGGGAAAAAGTCGGTTTCTTTAGCTATTCAGGCGAAAGTCAACGTTAAAAAACGAGAGGGTTTGACTTTAAACGGAGCAAAATCTGCGAACAATCAACCAGTTTGTGAAAAGAACACACTCAAGAAACCTGCTACAAACAAAGTGCTCAAACCGAACAATAAAAAGCAGAATTGTGTACCCGATAGAGTAAAATCTCCTGCAAAATCTTCGGTATCTTCTACGAATACGCAATCTAGAAAATCGGTTTCTGATAAGCGCTCAGCGGCTATAATTGCGGCGAACAAAACCGTTGATCGTTGGAAACGTTTAACCGAAGATGTTAAAAACAAGGGTTGTGCTAAACAAGATAGAAATGGAAAAGTTGCATCTAAATCTAATGGTTTGGATGTTATTTCTTTTACGTTCACATATCCAATTTCGCGATCAACGGATAAGATTAACCGAAATAGTTTGAGCTCAGCAACCGGAGGTGGTTCGTTAAGTACCCTTTTGGATCAACAACTACGGGAGTTAACGGCGATGAGTCCGGCTTCGGTTTATCACGAATCGAGAATCACGAGAACCATAATCTTCCAAGACAAAAGAAACCAAGACGGAACCAGTAAAGACGCTCAA GTAGCGGGTCAAGAATTCGGTGCAGTTTTCTCAACGATACTGACGAAAACCGAAGCTGATCCCGACTCATCTGGCAATGAGTCAGAACGCGTGTACATAAAAAACATACTTTCGGGCATCGAGTCAATGTTTGAGGATTTTACCTTAAACAGGGCCAGCAAGATTGTGTTTGACAAGAAGCTCAAAAACCGGTTTTTGACAAGAAACACGAGCCAAAGTTAA
- the LOC110937419 gene encoding probable myosin-binding protein 5 codes for MASSKRTFRMFVEEELGIFPHFLVWAVLEWMLIISLYLDGFFTFVSNKFADTFELEPPCVLCTRVDHALCGKNPNLYYNDSICDSHKKDISSLAYCQVHAKLSDIRTMCESCLLSFAIEKDSEKDLDEHKPVVKKVKEGNKIDDPNICSCCGESLKPKQPTKEFSKSLSSLRASSLFSTSSPRASSLFPPSPRAASSPRASSSLLLASSPRAFSSSLFPTSSPRAFSSLAPMCSPRAFSSQSRFTDLKFVYDNEADMPEDEYTNAKHSEEDASKTSSIVKGNKFFGIPLTEAIASSPRWALKPPKKAAPLEKVDLASESIEEQPTDEYSTIQQLKKQVSDNRKTLVTLYMELDEERSAATVAANNAMAMITRLQAEKAGVHMEALQYQRMMDEQAEYDEEAIQILKDLLLKKEEDVRILEAELDTYRGRYGEIRKRGSDEYDDDDFETRSCGGDKLSESWKDDNVNAGVNRKESDFEMERSQLFGMLKDIENHIHSSSEQYHHQDNNKGDEGDDATLRQEVNQLREKLAAIEAESGFLKQTAMALEKGDEGTKLLTEIAEHLRKLQT; via the exons ATGGCCTCATCAAAACGAACATTTAGAATGTTTGTAGAGGAAGAGTTAGGCATATTCCCACATTTCCTTGTGTGGGCAGTTCTTGAATGGATGCTAATCATATCACTATACCTTGATGGATTCTTTACGTTTGTCTCCAACAAATTCGCCGATACGTTTGAATTAGAGCCCCCGTGTGTGCTATGCACACGCGTCGATCATGCACTTTGTGGGAAGAACCCCAATTTGTATTACAACGACTCAATATGTGATTCTCACAAGAAAGACATATCCTCTTTAGCATACTGTCAGGTCCATGCAAAGCTTTCTGATATTCGAACCATGTGTGAATCATGTCTTCTTTCTTTTGCAATTGAAAAAGACTCCGAAAAAGACTTAGATGAGCACAAGCCAGTGGTGAAAAAAGTAAAGGAAGGTAATAAAATAGACGATCCAAATATATGTTCGTGTTGTGGCGAGTCTTTGAAGCCGAAACAACCTACTAAAGAGTTTTCTAAAAGCTTATCAAGCCTTCGTGCATCTTCTCTATTTTCAACATCTTCCCCTAGAGCATCGTCTTTGTTTCCACCTTCTCCTAGAGCAGCATCCTCTCCTAGAGCGTCCTCTTCGTTGTTGCTTGCTTCTTCTCCTAGAGCTTTTTCTTCTTCGCTGTTCCCAACTTCTTCACCTAGAGCATTTTCTTCATTAGCACCAATGTGTTCCCCTAGAGCCTTTTCATCACAATCTCGGTTTACAGACCTCAAGTTTGTGTATGATAATGAAGCAGACATGCCCGAGGACGAATACACGAATGCAAAAC ATTCTGAAGAAGATGCAAGCAAAACCTCTAGTATTGTAAAAGGAAACAAGTTCTTTGGTATACCGTTAACAGAAGCAATTGCCAGTAGTCCTAGATGGGCTCTTAAACCTCCCAAGAAAGCAGCTCCGTTAGAAAAGGTCGATTTGGCTTCAGAAAGCATCGAAGAACAACCAACAGACGAGTATTCGACTATTCAACAACTAAAGAAACAAGTTAGCGACAACAGAAAAACACTTGTAACATTGTATATGGAACTTGACGAAGAGCGCAGTGCTGCCACTGTTGCAGCTAACAACGCGATGGCTATGATCACACGATTACAAGCCGAAAAAGCTGGCGTTCATATGGAAGCATTGCAGTATCAAAGAATGATGGATGAACAAGCTGAGTATGATGAAGAAGCCATTCAGATCCTTAAAGATTTGCTTCTAAAAAAGGAGGAAGATGTTAGGATTTTGGAAGCTGAACTTGATACTTATCGAGGGCGATATGGAGAAATCAGGAAACGAGGCAGTGATGAATATGACGATGATGATTTTGAGACTCGGTCTTGTGGTGGTGACAAATTATCTGAGAGCTGGAAAGACGACAATGTAAATGCAGGCGTAAACAGAAAGGAATCGGATTTTGAAATGGAAAGATCTCAACTGTTTGGAATGTTGAAAGATATTGAAAATCATATTCATTCATCTTCAGAACAATATCATCATCAAGATAACAATAAAG GTGACGAGGGAGACGATGCTACACTTAGGCAAGAGGTTAATCAACTAAGAGAGAAGTTGGCAGCCATTGAAGCCGAGAGCGGATTTTTGAAGCAAACCGCGATGGCACTTGAAAAGGGTGATGAAGGAACAAAACTTCTAACTGAGATTGCCGAACATCTTAGAAAACTTCAAACTTAA
- the LOC110884192 gene encoding methionyl-tRNA formyltransferase: protein MEIDDNIKAPELLDLLFAQGSKLLVQELPSIFDGSATTKAEAQDDSKATLAPKISQEESWLSFDEEASILHNKEER from the exons ATGGAAATAGATGACAATATTAAG GCTCCCGAATTGCTTGATCTGCTATTTGCACAAGGTTCGAAACTTCTAGTTCAAGAGCTTCCGTCTATATTTGACGGGTCTGCAACGACAAAAGCTGAAGCGCAGGATGACTCAAAAGCCACTTTAGCTCCCAAG ATAAGTCAAGAGGAGTCGTGGCTGTCTTTTGACGAAGAAGCGTCAATCCTACATAACAAG GAAGAGAGATAG